GGAAGATCATTAGCGTCAATAACGCGCCGTGCCAGCCCGCGCCGCTCTGCGCAATCGGCACCATCGCCGCGGATCCGAGCGCCGCCGCTGCGCCCATGGTGAGCGAATAGGCTCCGGTCAGTTTGGCGACATGCTGCGCAAAATCCCGCTTCAGCATGCCGGGCAGCAGCACATTGCCGAGCGCAATGCCGCAGCCAATCACCGCCGTACCGATAAACAGCAGCAGAGAAGAGGGCAGCGAGCGCAGGGCGATGCCAGCGCAGATCAGCAACAGCGCGGTAAACAGGCTGCGCTCCATACCAATCCGTCGCGCCACGCCCGCCGCCAGCGGCGAAATCAGCGCGAAGGCCAGCAGCGGCAGCGTGGTGAGCATGCCAGTTTGCGCCGTGGTTAAGCCATAGTCGGCGCGAATGGCATCCAGCAGCGGTGCGGCGCCGGTGAAAGTAACGCGAAGCGTGGTGGCAATCATCAGGATGCCAATAATCAGCAGCACGCGCTGTTTGCCGTTTAAGGAGGGAGTGGTCATGGTGTTCTCATTTATAAACAGAGGGCACTACGATAGCGTTTTTCACCGTTGTTTGAATCAAGCTAAAATGACACTTTATCGCTAAATTCGGACAACTTTATGCACGACTTAGCCTTAGCGGGCTTCGATCCCGACAGCCAGCAGGAAGCCGCTGTCGCCTTTCACATCCGCATGGCGGCGCATGAACAACGTATTCCCGCTCATCATCATCGCAAAGGGCAGTTGATCCTCGCCTTAAAAGGGGCGATCACCTGTGAAGTGGAGAATGCCCGCTGGATGGTGCCGCCGCACCACGCCATGTGGCTACCGGGTTTTGTGCCGCACAGCAATCACGCTACCGCCAATGCGCAGCTCTGCTTTCTGTTTATTGAAAGCTGGGCGGTGGTGATGCCGGAGCACTGCTGCACCCTCAAAATCTCGCCGCTGGTGCGCGAGCTGATCCTGCAACTTGCTGCCCGTTCAACCGCCGCACGGCGTGAGCCGCAGACCCAGCGCCTGATCCAGGTGCTATTTGATGAGCTACCCCATCAGCCGCAAATGCAGCTGCAGCTTCCCGTCTCAATGCATCACAAGATCCGCCAGATGGTCGAGACGATGGAGCAGGCCCCGGCGGAGCGGCAGACGCTGGGGCAGTGGGCGCAGCGATTCGCCATGAGTGAGCGCAACCTTGCTCGCCTGGTGGTGAAAGAGACAGGGCTGAGCTTTCGCCGCTGGCGACACCAGTTGCAGCTGATCCTCGCCCTGCGTCTGTTGATTGAGGGGCACAGCGTGCAGCACATTGCCCAGACGCTGGGGTATGACTCAACCACGGCGTTTATCACCATGTTTAAAAAGGGATTGGGGCAAACGCCAGGGCGCTATCTGGCAACGCTTGGCGAGCAGTAATATTTTTTTCTGCCAAGTCCACTTGTGTTGTGTGGAATTAAAACGTTTATAGCGCCCGCAGCAAAAGGATAAGTCATTAATATCGCGAAACTGTTTTTAATAACTTTTTCAGATATTCAATGCACTTTTTGATATTTGTGTGATGAAAAACCTTATGTGACTTTAACGCGGCAATAACACCATAACCGGGCATAAGGATTAGCATGGCAACCTCATTACACACAAAAAACATCGTTGCGCTCAGCGCGCTGGCGCTACTTTCGGCGCTCTCCTTCTCCGCGCAGGCAGACAAGCTGGCAGATATCAAAGCCGCAGGCGTCGTTAAAGTCGCCACCTTTGACGCCAATCCGCCCTTTGGCGCGATCGATCCTAAAACACACGATATTGTTGGCTACGACGTCGATTTTGCAAAAGCGCTGGCGAAAAGCCTCGGCGTTAAGCTGCAACTGGTTGCCACCAATCCGGCGAACCGTATTCCGCTGCTGCAATCCGGCAAGGTCGACCTCATTGTTGCAGATATCACCATTACCCCGGAGCGGGCGCAGGTGATTGATTTCTCTACACCTTACTTCGTCACCGGCCAGCAATTCCTCGTTCCGGCCTCTTCACCAGACAAGCTTGATGCCTACAGTAAAGCGCGCATCGGCGCGGTAAAAGGCACCACCGGCGAGCAGGCGCTGCATCAGCGCTTCCCGCAATCCCGCGTGCTGGCCTATGACGATATTCCGCTGGCGTTGACCGCACTGCGTAACGGCAACGTGCAGGCGATCACCCAGGACAGCACCATTCTGGCGGGGCTGCTGGCGGGCGCGCCGGACAAAGCGAAGTTTAAGATCCTGCCCGACCTGCTGTCGAAAGAGGAGATTGGCGTCGGCGTCAGCAAAGGGGAGAGCGCCCTGCTGAACAAAGTTAACGCAGAGCTGGTGAACCTCGAAAAGAGCGGTGAAGCGGCGAAAATTTATGACACCTGGTTTGGCCCGC
This Kosakonia cowanii JCM 10956 = DSM 18146 DNA region includes the following protein-coding sequences:
- a CDS encoding AraC family transcriptional regulator, with translation MHDLALAGFDPDSQQEAAVAFHIRMAAHEQRIPAHHHRKGQLILALKGAITCEVENARWMVPPHHAMWLPGFVPHSNHATANAQLCFLFIESWAVVMPEHCCTLKISPLVRELILQLAARSTAARREPQTQRLIQVLFDELPHQPQMQLQLPVSMHHKIRQMVETMEQAPAERQTLGQWAQRFAMSERNLARLVVKETGLSFRRWRHQLQLILALRLLIEGHSVQHIAQTLGYDSTTAFITMFKKGLGQTPGRYLATLGEQ
- a CDS encoding ABC transporter substrate-binding protein, whose amino-acid sequence is MATSLHTKNIVALSALALLSALSFSAQADKLADIKAAGVVKVATFDANPPFGAIDPKTHDIVGYDVDFAKALAKSLGVKLQLVATNPANRIPLLQSGKVDLIVADITITPERAQVIDFSTPYFVTGQQFLVPASSPDKLDAYSKARIGAVKGTTGEQALHQRFPQSRVLAYDDIPLALTALRNGNVQAITQDSTILAGLLAGAPDKAKFKILPDLLSKEEIGVGVSKGESALLNKVNAELVNLEKSGEAAKIYDTWFGPQTKTPAPRSFTIEAK